The genomic stretch TTCTTCCGGAGGAATTCGGCGACGACCGGAGAGACGCCCGTGCCGGTTCCGTTTTCAATACTGTGTAGTAAGAGAACTGCTTGAGCAGTGTTCACGTCCATAGACGTGACGAAACTGTTGTCGAAGAATCCGATATCCGGTTCCATAATATCCGATCGAGCGGTCTCCTCACCGGCGATAGGGTCTCTACCCTTACCACTACCGGATCCTAAGACAGCCTGTTCTTGCATCGTCGTTGCGTCCCACTCACGGTCGTTCTGGACGTAGTAGGTCTTCTGAAGCTCGCTGTCGTTCGTGTTCATCATCAGGTAGCCGTTCAGTCCCCCTGGCCCCCACACCCCGGATAAGTCGAGGAGTCGCCGGTCGTGGTTGAGTGTCTCCCGGCGGAGTAGAATCGAGTCGAGGATGCCGTTCCCGGCTCCGCCGATACCGAACACGAACCACTTTCCCGAGTAGTCGGAGTCCGTCTCGTAGAACTCGCCCGAACGGCCGCCACTCGGCGAGCTGTCGGTGTCCGCTTCGAACTCGTTCACATTGGAAGCGGTCTCGGTATCACTCTGCGTCTCGGCCGTCTCGCCCTCGGTCGCTTCCGTCCCACCATCGTCGACGTCGTCGCCATCAGCGTCCACGGTGGTCGCCTCTGTCGCTGACGTTTCAGTAGTTGCTTCTGTGTCGTCGTTTCGCTCCGTCTCGTCGAAATCGAGACCGGCGGCTAGTTCCGCTCCGTAATGTTCTTCGATCTGGTCGATCTGGTCGCCGTGTTCATCGGTAAGATGCGACTGCAGGTCGTCTTCCCACTGGCCGCAGATCGTACACCGGGTCTGAGAGTTGTCGCTCATCTGTTGTCAGTTAGTGATGTTTGAGTGGTCGTTCTGCTCGCTGTTCCACGCCGAAAAGTCGTCACGGAGGTCCCTCGTCACCTGTTCGAGCGGGCTTCCACCGCTCGTCTCCACGACGAAACCGCGTTCCGGACTCTCCTCCGCCTCCTCCCGCACGACGAGTTCGTCGTGCGTATCGACGAACGACTTGAACGCACTAATCGCCGACTCATCGATACCGCTCGGAAGCTCGTCGCGGTCGATTACGACCTGTTCGTTGTCGCGCGACCGTTCAGTGATCTTGTCGAGAAGCGAGTGCACGCGCCACTCAACATCCTCGGAGGCCGACGTCGTGTCCGTGACCGCTGCCCCGTCGCCCACGTCTATCTGGTCGTCCGATGGAACATTCGCTCCCGCGTCGTACGTCACGGTGAGCGTCTGTGCCGTCCAATCGATCTCGTACTCCGCGCCGAAATCCTTCGCGACGCTCTGTTTGAGCGTCTCGAAGACGTGTTCGTCGAATACGGGCTCGGGGGTCGCGTCGCGGGCGTAGAGCGAGAGCTGTTCTCGCTCTTCTTTCAGCCCACGGTAGAACGTCCGGTCGTAGTAATCGACGGCCGTTTGGAGCGATGCGACCATCCCGTCGATCCAGCGAACAGTCTCCTCAAGATCCGTCGCTGTACACCGACGCACCGAGTTTTCCGCCTCGTCGACGGCCTCCCGCACGTCGGCGACGGAGACTAGTTCCGAGGTGCCGTCGTTTCCATCGACGTAGATGTCGTACAGCGACTTCCCGAGGAGGCCCTCTATGGCCTCGAAACGCTCGACGATCGTCGTTCGTTGCTCGACCATGTCGTCCCCGCTCTCGTCCTCGGTGGACCACGACTCGACGTGTGGGGCGAGTAGTCGGATCTGTGATTCGACGTGTGGGGCGACTCGGGTTTGGACGTGGTCCACGACGTCGTCTATCGCCCTGATCGCCTCGATGATAGTGAGTTGGTTGGCGGTTCGCAGTTCGATGATCTGCTCGCTGACAGACCGTTGTGAACTCAGTACGATGTCGACGTCCGCCTCGGTCGGCACGTGCGTGTACTCGCGAGGGAGGTTTTCCACTTCGAGTTGCTCGCCGTCGGGTGTTTCGAGCCGAAGCTTCCCGATCTTCTGTTCGGCAGCCTCGCGGACCTGTGCTTCGAGCTCCGTACGTAGCGTCTGGAGTGCCTCCTCTGGGTCCAACTCCATCGCGTCGAGTTTGACTCCCTGCGCCCGCCGTTGGAGGTCGTCGAGATCCGGTTCCGCCGAAGAGGTATTCCTGATGCGCTCGGCCCGGTTCTCGATCTCACGGCACTCCGCCGGGAACGCCAGTTCGTCCGGAAGCAGTGAGGTCTCCGACGGGTCGCCGCCGATCTCTTCGGAGAGTCGGTCGTCGAACTCACGACGCTTCCGACCAGCCGCCTTCTCGGCTTCTTTGAGATCCTTGATCGCCCGCCAGTACCGTTCGTCCTCCCATGGATAGATGTAGTACGAGCCGACCAGCAATCCCGAGGCGACGACGGGCACCGCGAAGAACGCTGCCAGCTGTCCCACGGGAAGGTCCGTCGTCAACAGCCCGTTGTAAACCCCGAAAAACAGGATGAGATACAGTACACTGGCGACCGTCACGGCCCCAGCAGCCACGGTGCTCGACGGTTCGATCCGCCTGCGAACGCCCGTGATCATGAGGACACCGAACGCGAGCCACGATGTCAAGATGAGGAGAAAGAACCCGAGGACGAGGCTCACCTGTCTGAAGGCGATGTCTTGAGCCACGACGAACACAGCCATCTCCTGTAGGGCGACCGAGATCTGCCCCGCTATGGGAATCGGTGCTACCAAGTTCGTACCTGTCAGAGCGGATGCAGCCCTGAGAGAAGACGAAATGATAGGCAGCCCAGCCAGGATCCACCCTGCCCAAGCGTACCTCTCCGAATTGGTCGGCATCATCACATAACTAATGTCGGTGTGACATAGTGTTTTCTACGACAACAATAACGACGTACTGCTGACGGCCAGCAAATACCAGAATGAACTGGAAATCTGCCACAAAGATCTCGCTGTCACACAGAGAGATTCCGAAGTCGGCCGGTACGGTCGCCCGCACCGCTGTCATCGATTGCCATCGAGACTGGTGATAGTCGTGGGATACAGCCATCTCTTCAGCAATCCACCAGCATTCGTCATGTACTCGACCATCTTGGTCCCCGCCGGCGGCAGCGAGACGGCTACCCGCGCCGTTGACTACGCTATCGACTTCGACAGACAGTACAATGCGACGCTCCACGCCCTCTCGATCGTCGAAGTCGGCGAACTCGGGCTGCGAACACCGACAGATGTCAATCCCGCGAAGCTGCGTCGACCACTCCGCGAACGTGCGCAGAACGCCGGCGACGCCGTCGCACGAGTCGGTGAGAAAGCCAGCGTCGACGTCGTCGAAGCTATCAGAGTCGGCGTCACACATCAGGAGATACTGGAATACGCCGCGGACAACAACGTCGATCTCGTCAGAATCCACGGCTGGAGTGGCCTCCCTCGGGCATTTCTCAAAATAGTCACCGAGCGGGTCGTTTGGACGTCGAACGTCCCAGTACTCGTCGGAATCCACCCGACGAATCACCCTACAGTTGACCGACAAAGACAAAATAGCGACAACTGCACGCGTGACTGCCTGTATCCACACCTTTCACCTGCAGGGTGGTGTCTCTATCTAATCTCCCGAACAGACAACACCCCAAAATGTCTGTTTCACCTCGGCGTTGACCCCCGAACTACTCGCTTTGTATCTTCTGTAGACACCTCACTGACTCACAGTGCGACGAGCGGCACTCCAACGTGGAGGAATAGCCCCACGAGCACCACGAGCGTCCGTTCTTCGAGTAGATATTCAATTGTCCCGCCGAAACCAGTGACAGGTACAATCCCTTCTGCAGGGATGTGCTGTGGCATCGCCCTCCAGAGTACACTCCCAACACCCGAAGCGACTGCCCATACGAACGCAGTTGCCACGAGCGAGCCCACGGTTCCAATCGCGGCGAGTAACACAGTCGCCGCGATGACCTCCTGCGTAGAGAGGCTAAAAACGCGCATACTCGCTTCGATGAATCCTGCGTTGACACTCGCTGAGAACACGGTACAGACAATGAAAAGTAGTAGGGCAGCCAGACGAACTGTCCATTGGAACCATCCACGAGACTGGACCACAACTCGTTCGAACTGTGTTACAGGACCACGAGGGACAGCAACCGCAGCCGGCGGATCCGACGCTGACGGCAGCATCGGTGCCTCCGGAATTCGACTGAGTACCTCCCGTCCTGAGAGCAACTCTGTCGAGAGTAACGAGGGAACCACCAACGTCTGGTGAGCCCCACAGACGACCCCAGCACAGGGCTTACACAGTGGAACTGGTGTGGACGACGAGCGAAGAAAAGACGCAGGGACGCCGACAATCGACTCGCTCGATCCGGTCGTCTCACACCGAGCACACTGTCTGTAGTCGGGATGCAGCGTCGCAACGCGTTCGTCTGCACTGACTGCCGGGAACGGTGGGGCGACGGACAGCGCGTCTGCGAACTCCAGATTCGAGGGATGCTGTACAGCGTGACACGGTATACACAGCGTGATCAGGTTTGACAGCGTGTCTGGGCCACCCTGCGAGCGCGGGACGATGTGGTGTGCTTGGAGTGTCCGGTCACGATTCCCGCAACGCTGACACTGAAACCGGTCACGATGGAGCACACGCCGACGGAGTTCGTCCCAGTCATCTCCGTAGCCATCCCACGTTGTTTCGTCTTTCGCTCGCACCCAGTTACCCATCCAGGTCATGATTTGGATTCGAACACTGTAAAACACCTCTGAAACACCAGATTTCAGCCAGAATGAGAATCCAAGAGGCCAACAAATCGAAGGAACTGTGGTGAGATGTGCCTTCGAGACATCCCCCGTGAGATGAGTGCGTGCATTCGCCCCTCGACACTCTCCCACTCACGCTCACACTACACCAACTACTGTCGGTAGGAAGACCGTTGGTATAGGTGGATTATACAGACTTTGACAAAGACTAGAATCAAAGCAATGGCACACCTCACACCCTTTCGAACCACCGGTTACAATCCGCGATATCTTCAGTGAAGACCGTCGTACCGGACGTGAATAGAACGAGTTGTAGGACTGGTGGCACTTAGTGAGTGCGTGCAGCCGCTCCCCGAGTAGTCACTGACTGTCGCCAGCACGGAATTCGAACCGACAGCCGCCCTCGGGACTCTCAGAGAGCGAGACGGTCAGGTCGTGGGCCTCGGCGATACGCTCGACGATGGCGAGTCCGACGCCGTCACCGCTGTAGCTCGTGGTGAAGCCGTGGTCGAACACCTGCTCTCTGTCTTCCGGCGGGATTCCCGTCCCGGTGTCTTCGACGTAGAAGCCGTCGGCAAGCGGACCCACGCGGATGGCGACGTCCGAGCCGCCGTGGCCGACAGCGTTGCGAAACAGGTTCTCGAAGAGTGCCTGCAGCTGGCTGTAGTCACCGACGAACTCGGACGCGTCGGTGGAGAGTGTGGCCGACCGGGTGTCGGTCGTCTCCCACGCGTCGCGGGCGACGTCGGCGAGCGAGACGGGGTCGTGATCCACGTCAGCCTGGTCTCGGTGGCCGAGCACGGTGAGGTCGGTCGTGAGCTCCTCGATACGCTCGAGTGCCGTCTCGACGTCGTCGAGATGTGCCTCGTCGCCGGTCTCGTGAAACAGGTCCAGTCGGCCGTGGGCGACGTTGAGATGGTTCCGTAGGTCGTGAGACAGCATACTGGCGAACTGCTCGAGATGCTGGGCTTGCTGCTCGGCTCCTGTCGTGGCGTGTCGGTCGTCGGTGACGACCTGCGTGGCCACCACCGCGTGTGACTTGCCGTTGACGTCCACCGGACGGGTTTCGACGTGGTGGGTCTCGCCGAGGAAGACCGCGTCGAACGACCGGCCCTCGCCGTCGAGCGTCGCCGCGAGGTTCGACTCGAGTCGCTCGGCGGTCTCCGCGGGGAACACTTCTTCGAGCCGTTTTCCGATCACGTTATCGACGCTCCATCCACAGAGACGGCGGGAGGAGGGACCGACGGCCTGAAACCGGAGATCGGTGTCGACGAGTGCTAAGACCCCGTTGGGGAAGTGATCGACGAGGAGCTGGACCGATCCGGGGGGTAATGATGACTGTGGATTATGAACGTCGCTCACACCGCGGCTTCGAGCGGCTCATGTATAGCAATTGTGCTAAGGGAACTCACAACAAGCCCCCACTCGGTTGGGAGCGACGCGGGCCGACACTGTCGCAACCAGCATTCTTTTCACACAGACACCGCCACAGAGAAGCAATGAACCGGCCCAGAACGGTCGTCCTCTCCACCCTCTTCGTCTTCCTCTGCGTCTCGGTGGTGAGCGGGCCGCTCGTCGGCGGGGTCGACCTCACGCCCCAGCGGACGGACGCGCGGTTTCCGGGGGTCGACGCCGAGACGGGAACCCTCAGCGTCTCGGACACCGCGGTTCCGGCCGAAGGCTACCGACTCGAACGGGGTGTCGCCGGGTCGGGAGTCTACACGCTCTCGGTTCCGGCGGCGACGGTGGAGGTCGAATCGATCACCGGGACGGTGACGGTCATCTACCAGCTGGAGATTCGCGAGATTGGGTACGCCAGCCAGTCGCTGTACACACTCGACGCGAACAGCCCGGAGACGGTCACGCTCGCGGTCAGCCAGCAGTCTATCGAGGCCGACAAGATCGAACAGGAAGAGTACGCTGCGACGGCGACGGTCTCCGTCCGGTCGAATGGGACCACGCGCGTCCTCGAGACGGCGAACGTGACTGTCGACGTCGAGGAGTGACCGATGGCTCGCACACCTCTCTCCGACGATGGCTCTGAGACGACCAGCACTCGGCTCTTCCGGGCCGTCTTCGGCGACGAGTACGGACTGCTGCTCTTCCTCGGAGCATTCGCCTTCTTCGGACTCTCGTGGCGACTCGGGGTGCTCGTCAACGACAACTACACCCTGGCGAACGCGCTCTACAACCTCGCGAACGGCCATCTCGCGGTCGTCGACGTCGTCTACGGGCCGGAGTCGGGTGCGACGCCCGGCATGGTGAGCAGCAACGGCACGCGGTACGGGCGGAACTACGGACAGCTCGTCGTGAGCCTCCCCGTCGTCTACGCGCTCCGCGGACTCGCGCTCGTCGCAGACCTCCGGCTCGTCGTCGTCGGGCTGTGGAGTGCGAGCCTCCTCGGCTTCGGCTGGCTGGCGGGCCGGGTGGTCGGCCGCGAGACGCTCGGTGCTGTCGTCGGCTCGACGGTCGCGCTCGTGGCGTTCGGATTCAACGTCGCCGTCGCGACCGACCTCCCGACGCGGTGGGCCAGCCTCCTCGCCCTCCAAATCACCTCGATGGCTGCGGCCGCACTCACGGCGGTGCTACTGTACCGGCTCCTCACGCGCCTTCACGACCGGCGGGTCGGAATCGCAGCGGGTGCCGCCGTCGCGCTCGCGACGCCCGTGGGCTTCTGGGCGACGGTTCCGAAACGACACACGTACGTCGCGATGTTGGTCCTCGCGACGGTCTACGGCTTCTACCGGAGCCGAGCCGCTGTCGAACCCGCCGAGGCACGTCGGTTCCGGGCACTCACCTACGCCGTCGTCGGGCTGACCGCGTGGGTCCAGGCGGCCGAGGCGTTCGTCCTCTTCGTCGCCCTGGTCGTCGTCGACCTCGCAACGGCGGCGTCGAACTCGCGTCGGGACCTCGGCGTCGTCGGTGTCGCGTTCGGGCTGTCGCTGCTGCCGTTCATGCTCACGAACCTCCTCGTCGCGGGCAACCCGTTCCAGCCGCCGCGCTTGCTCCCTCGGTTCCAACCGGGCGACAGCGTCTCGGCGACAGGGAACCACGGATTGGGGGTCGACCCCAGCGGCGGCAGTGACGGCGGACAGGCGGCCGGAGAGGGGTCGTCGACGGGCTGGCGACGCGTCGTCGGTCTCGTCGAACGCTCGACACTCGAAGCCGTCTCGCAGGTCGGCCGACTCGGCGGCTATCTCGGACAGGGGATCGGGGCGGCACTCGAAGCGGACCGCCTCTACCGGGTCTTCGTCCGCGGTGGCTACCTCGAAAGTGTCGCGAGCAGAGACGGTGGCCGCGCAATCAACCTCTCGGTCCTCGAATCCGCGCCGCTGTTCGCCGCCCTGGTGGTGCTCCCGCGGGCGGTGCTCGCCTGGATTCGAGACCACCGCTCGACCGGCCGCCGCGACGCCGTCGTCGCGACCGACTGGTTCGTCGCGGTGTTCTCGCTCCTCTTCACCGTCTTCTACATCCACCGGCTACCCCTTCATGCGATGATCACCGTCCGGTATCTCGTCCCGATGATGCCACTTCTCGTCTACGGCGTCGCCCGCCTCGCCGCCGTCAGAGACCTCCTCGAGTCGCCGTGGACGGTCGGCTTCGCCTACGGGCTGACGGTGCTCGTCGGCTCCCAGCTCCTGCTCGCCGTCTTCGTCGTCGAAGACGTCACCCTCGGCGAGGCAGTCCAGGTGCACGCGTGGCTCAATCTCGCCGCCGCGGGCGGGCTGGCCGCGTGGCTCGTCTTCGAGAAGCGTCTGCCGGACCGTGTCGCACCGGTTGGCTCGGGACTCCTCGGCGTCGTCGCGGGGGTGACGACGAACTTCCTCCTCCTCTCGGGGCTGTTCTACTTCGCGCTCCCCGACGGGTTCGTCCTCCCGGTCGTCGAGACCGTCAACGAACTGACGACGTGGCTGTGACCGCCGAGTCGGCGACTGAGTGGTCTCCCGACTGGGTCGTCGGGAATACATAAACCTTCGCGGTGGTAACATTTGAGTGACACGAGCGGCAGGGGCGAGGCCGTCCCACGAAATCGCCGTAAGAGTCGTGTCTCCCGTTCGCTCGGTCGGGACCACTACCGCGAGTTACTGTCTGCCCCGCAAACTTTATTTATTTCAGTAGCGTCCAGTTCAACTGAACACGCCTTACAGGAAAACCGGGTAGAAACGGGCGCGGAGTGGCCGTCGAATCCGGTCACTGTCCGTTTTGTTTCGCTGTCGGTCTCACTGGCCGACCAGTTCACTGGAGGTGTGGAGAGAACAACATGAAATTCAACAACCTATTCAACACAGACGACCGCGCTGTCTCCCCTGTTATCGGGGTCATCCTCATGGTCGCGATTACAGTCATTCTGGCAGCCGTCATCGGTACGTTCGTCCTCGGGCTGGGCGATTCGGTGAGCGACACGTCGCCGCAGGCAAGCCTGTCGTTCGACTACACAGCAGATGCTGCCGACAGTACGATTGAAGTCACTCACAGCGGTGGTGACGCAATCCCCGAATCTGCGACGCTCACGCTGAACAGTGACGTTGCCGCGCTCGATACTACAGACGAACTCGGTAGTGAGCTGACGGTTGGTGACACGAGAACGGTTGGCATCGACGCAGAACTTGAAACGGGTGACACACTCAACGTCATCGTCGGCGACCGCATCGTCGCGTCGTGGACCTACCAGGGCTAAGCCCACACAACTGAACTTCGATTTTTCGCGCAGACGACGCTACTGAGTTACATCGTTACTCAACACTCTTGAGACCCCACGAGCGACCTCTCCAATACTAAGTCGCTTGCAAAATCAGAGCCGCACAGCTCACGGAGTCAGTCAATCAGCGTCAAATCGCAAACGAGAGGGATGTCCGACCGGTGTCGGGAGGCACCGGTCGGACGGGCTGTGGGGCGTACAGCTGGCGAGAAAAGCGCCAGCCGTACGTCGGCCGAGGTGCGGGCGTGTGCGTCGTGTGACGCACATGAGAGCTTCGCGCGGTCTCACTTGTCAATCTTTTCACTCTGCGACCCGTTTCGCGAGGTGAACCACAGTCCCGAGGGCTACGGTCCCGACGAGGGGGGCGGGAGGCGTGGGACGCCGACGGTGACGACGGTGCCGCGTGACTCCGGCGTCGCGAACTCGACCCAGCCGTCGGCAATCTCGACGCCCCACTGGACGAGCCACAGTCCGAGCCCGCTGCCGTGGTCCAGCGGTGTCTCGGTGCCGTCGCGCAACACGCGCAGTTCGTAGTCCTCGATGCCGGGCCCGTCGTCGGCGACTTCGACGATGACGCGGTCGGCCGTCGTCGTCACCGTGATGGAGACGTGTGGCTCGGGGGCGGGGTTGTGTTCGACCGCGTTCTCGACGAGGTTGGTGAAGACGACGTCGAGCAGACCGGCGACGAACACGTCGTCGGCAACGTCCGGAACCGAGATGGTGGCCGCTGGCGACGCCGTGCGAACCGTCGAGACCGCTCGGTCGAGCACGCTGGCGAGCGGTCGCGGCGTCCGTCCGGCCGTGCTTTTGTCGAACAGTTCGATGGCGTCGCGCCCCTTCTTGCCGAGTTCCTCGATGCGGAGCGCGCGCTTTTTGACGATCTCCGCGTCCTCGTCGTCCGCGAACCGGTCGACGTAGCCGTGGATGAGGTTGGTCTCCGTCCGGATGTTGTGCCGGAGGACGCGGTTCAACACGGTGAGCCGCTGTTGCTGGCGGAGATGTTCGCCGATGTCGTGGAAGGTGACGACCCGGCCGATGGTGTCGCCTCTGACGTTCGTGATGGGCGTCACCGTGACGTCGTAGGGCTGTCCACCGGCGGTGTCGCCGACGAGCAGATGACCGGGAAGCGACCCCTCGTCGGGGAACTGCTCGTAGTCGGGGATGACGTCGGCGGCCGGGGCACCCAACAGCGTCGGTGCGGCGGTGCCGAGGAGGTCGACGCAGCTGTCGTTGACCTCGACGACGTAGCCGTTCATGTCGACGACGAGCGCGCCGTCTTGCATCCGGTCGAAGAGGAACTTCCGGGCGCGTTTGTTCGGCGCGGGGCTGGTCCCGAAGAGTCGAAACCGCGTGAGCGCGCCCAGATACGCCACGCCGGAGACGGAGAACGCGACCGGCGTCGGGTCGATGCCGGAGGTCGCGAAGACGTCGGCGAGAAACAGGACGTTTGTCAGCCACGGCACCGACAGTCCCAGGATGAGCGCGGTGCTCTGCCCGCGGAACGTCACAGCGTCGCTCGTCAACAGCCCGAGAAGCGGGATGATGCCGCCCAGTCCGAGCAGGTAGGTGTAGGCCGCGATGACCCAGTACCACGGGCCGCCCTGGGTGACGAGAAAGACGCCGGTCCGACCGAAGCCCAGGGGGCGGGCGTACAGCAGGTCGTGATACGGCGTCGTCAACGCGAGGACGACCGTGATGGCGGGGACGACGGCGAGAAGTGCCACGTACCGGGGCCGGATATACTCGTCTCGGCCGGTGTATTCGAGCGAGAACAGCAGCCACGCGACCGGGATGATCACGACGCCCGGCCACGCGAGGTCGGTCCAGAGCAGCTTCGCGTCAATCGTCGTCGCCTGGAGCCGGAAGATGAGACACGTCGACCACCAGCTCTGTCCGAGCAGGAGCGCGACCAGCGGTTTCGCACCCGGTTCCGAGCGGACGCGCCACGCAAGAATTGTGGCTGCCGTGCCGACCGCGACGGACAGAAACAGCAGCCCATAGAGGATCGTTACGGAGACCACGAGTGTGATGGATTCTTTGCTCCCGCTATATGAAACATCCGCCCAATCACGTCGACCAAACGCCAGAAACGGCCGTTCGTGACTCTCAGACGACAAATTCGGGGACTAGGTGAAAAAACGGAGGAGTCGGGTCGGCTACAGCAGTGCGAGATAGACCGCGATGACGACGAGATGCTTCGCTTCACCGGCGACCGAGAGCCGGCCGTAGCTCGTCGTCCGGCCGATACGGGAGGCCAGTACCAGCGCGTAGGCCAGCCCGACCAGGACCGCGACGGCCAGTGCCGTCGAGATGATACCGACGACGTACGCGCCGCCGACGAAGGCGACGAGCGCGACGTCGACGCCGTAGAGGAGCTGTCGCGTTCGGGTCACACCGAAGGCGACGGGCAGCGTCGACACGCCGATAGCGGCGTCACCCTCCATGTCGGCGATGTTGGGTATCTCCGTGTTGACGAAGGTGTCGACGAGGAAGTAGACGAAGACGACGATTGCGGCCGGAGTGATGGCAGCCTCGGCGAACGCCATCGGCAGGAGGACGACCGCGATGGCCCACGCGAGCGCGACGATGAAGGAGTTGACGACGAGGACGTCTTTCAGCCGCTTGAAGTACGAGCCGACCGTCGGGAGCCAGTCGGTCGCGTAGACGACCCAGAACGCGCCGGGGAGCAGCGTGATGGCCAGCGCGAGCGGGCCACCGAGGACGGAGATCGCGATGGCGAGTCCGTAGGACGCCGCCGACAGGACGGAGAGGACGCTCCGGTGTCGGCGGACGAACGCACATTTGTCGGCCTTGTTCGGGTCGACTGCCTCGTCGGTGTCGACGTCGGTGATGCGGTCACCCACGTAGACGGCGAACGTCACGAGACCGACTACGAGCGGTGCCGGACTCAACGGCAGCGACAGTGCGAGCATCGCGGTGGCGACTTCCACCATCGCGATGACGACGAGATACAGCGAGCTATACATGAGAACCGCACGGAACCGCTCGATAGAATCGAGAAGCGGTCTGGTTAGATGTCTGTGCGTCGGTAGTTCGGCGTCCACTGGCGTGGACAGGTTTCGAGGGTCGTTTGACATGTTCTCTCTCTGGTGGCCGCACGGCCGTCGTGACAGCCACCAGAGTAGTCTTCGACCCCACTCTCCTCAAATTATAGTTAAATGCGCAGACATAAAACCCGTCGTCGTACGGGTCACCACCCCGTGAGAAGGTGGCGGCCGACTGTCACCGACCGAGTCGGCTGGAGTACGAACACTGAACTGACTACGTCCGGTCGAGGCGGATGATGAGTACCGAACGCCACCTCACAGCGTCGTCA from Halogranum gelatinilyticum encodes the following:
- a CDS encoding YybS family protein, with protein sequence MMMPTNSERYAWAGWILAGLPIISSSLRAASALTGTNLVAPIPIAGQISVALQEMAVFVVAQDIAFRQVSLVLGFFLLILTSWLAFGVLMITGVRRRIEPSSTVAAGAVTVASVLYLILFFGVYNGLLTTDLPVGQLAAFFAVPVVASGLLVGSYYIYPWEDERYWRAIKDLKEAEKAAGRKRREFDDRLSEEIGGDPSETSLLPDELAFPAECREIENRAERIRNTSSAEPDLDDLQRRAQGVKLDAMELDPEEALQTLRTELEAQVREAAEQKIGKLRLETPDGEQLEVENLPREYTHVPTEADVDIVLSSQRSVSEQIIELRTANQLTIIEAIRAIDDVVDHVQTRVAPHVESQIRLLAPHVESWSTEDESGDDMVEQRTTIVERFEAIEGLLGKSLYDIYVDGNDGTSELVSVADVREAVDEAENSVRRCTATDLEETVRWIDGMVASLQTAVDYYDRTFYRGLKEEREQLSLYARDATPEPVFDEHVFETLKQSVAKDFGAEYEIDWTAQTLTVTYDAGANVPSDDQIDVGDGAAVTDTTSASEDVEWRVHSLLDKITERSRDNEQVVIDRDELPSGIDESAISAFKSFVDTHDELVVREEAEESPERGFVVETSGGSPLEQVTRDLRDDFSAWNSEQNDHSNITN
- a CDS encoding sensor histidine kinase; this encodes MSDVHNPQSSLPPGSVQLLVDHFPNGVLALVDTDLRFQAVGPSSRRLCGWSVDNVIGKRLEEVFPAETAERLESNLAATLDGEGRSFDAVFLGETHHVETRPVDVNGKSHAVVATQVVTDDRHATTGAEQQAQHLEQFASMLSHDLRNHLNVAHGRLDLFHETGDEAHLDDVETALERIEELTTDLTVLGHRDQADVDHDPVSLADVARDAWETTDTRSATLSTDASEFVGDYSQLQALFENLFRNAVGHGGSDVAIRVGPLADGFYVEDTGTGIPPEDREQVFDHGFTTSYSGDGVGLAIVERIAEAHDLTVSLSESPEGGCRFEFRAGDSQ
- a CDS encoding type IV pilin, which produces MKFNNLFNTDDRAVSPVIGVILMVAITVILAAVIGTFVLGLGDSVSDTSPQASLSFDYTADAADSTIEVTHSGGDAIPESATLTLNSDVAALDTTDELGSELTVGDTRTVGIDAELETGDTLNVIVGDRIVASWTYQG
- a CDS encoding histidine kinase N-terminal 7TM domain-containing protein, which translates into the protein MVSVTILYGLLFLSVAVGTAATILAWRVRSEPGAKPLVALLLGQSWWSTCLIFRLQATTIDAKLLWTDLAWPGVVIIPVAWLLFSLEYTGRDEYIRPRYVALLAVVPAITVVLALTTPYHDLLYARPLGFGRTGVFLVTQGGPWYWVIAAYTYLLGLGGIIPLLGLLTSDAVTFRGQSTALILGLSVPWLTNVLFLADVFATSGIDPTPVAFSVSGVAYLGALTRFRLFGTSPAPNKRARKFLFDRMQDGALVVDMNGYVVEVNDSCVDLLGTAAPTLLGAPAADVIPDYEQFPDEGSLPGHLLVGDTAGGQPYDVTVTPITNVRGDTIGRVVTFHDIGEHLRQQQRLTVLNRVLRHNIRTETNLIHGYVDRFADDEDAEIVKKRALRIEELGKKGRDAIELFDKSTAGRTPRPLASVLDRAVSTVRTASPAATISVPDVADDVFVAGLLDVVFTNLVENAVEHNPAPEPHVSITVTTTADRVIVEVADDGPGIEDYELRVLRDGTETPLDHGSGLGLWLVQWGVEIADGWVEFATPESRGTVVTVGVPRLPPPSSGP
- a CDS encoding UbiA family prenyltransferase produces the protein MYSSLYLVVIAMVEVATAMLALSLPLSPAPLVVGLVTFAVYVGDRITDVDTDEAVDPNKADKCAFVRRHRSVLSVLSAASYGLAIAISVLGGPLALAITLLPGAFWVVYATDWLPTVGSYFKRLKDVLVVNSFIVALAWAIAVVLLPMAFAEAAITPAAIVVFVYFLVDTFVNTEIPNIADMEGDAAIGVSTLPVAFGVTRTRQLLYGVDVALVAFVGGAYVVGIISTALAVAVLVGLAYALVLASRIGRTTSYGRLSVAGEAKHLVVIAVYLALL